A stretch of DNA from Basfia succiniciproducens:
AGAACGAGGGGTAAAACTTTCCGGCGGTCAACGTCAACGTATCGCCATTGCCCGAGTGATGTTAAAAGACGCCCCTATTTTATTATTGGACGAAGCGACCAGTGCGCTGGACAGTGAAGTGGAAGCGGCAATTCAGGAAAGTCTGGATAAAATGATGGAAAACAAAACCGTTATCGCCATTGCACACCGTCTTTCAACCATTGCGGCAATGGATCGCTTGATCGTTTTAGATAAAGGTCAAATCGTAGAACAAGGCACTCACGCCGAATTGCTTGCCCAAAACGGCTTATATGCCAAACTGTGGCGACACCAAAGCGGCGGTTTTCTGAGCGAACATGCGGATTAATTTCTGATAAAAAAAGTGCGGTAAAAATATCGAGAATTTTTGACCGCACTAAAAGTTTTAAATAGGCTATGCCTGATTGGCATAGTCTATCTTTTTATCAACAGAGTTAACACCTCATAATGCGAGGTGTGAGGAAACATATCAAATAATTGGATTTTTTGCAATTGATAATGAGTAAGTTCAAGTAAATCTTTCGTCATGCTTATCGCATTACAACTCGAATAAAGAATAAACTGCGGTTGCATTTGATTGAGAAATTGAGCCAGCGGTTTGCCGATACCTCGGCGGGGCGGGTTGACGATAACCAGATCCGGCTTGTTTTCGTCCTGATTTAAAGCAAAATTTGCCGCATCCAAAGACTGAAAATTCACCTTTTTCAGACCGCACTTTTGCGCGGAGAGGCCGGCGCAATAAATTGCCGAAGGGGCGATTTCAATTCCGGTTAATTCAATGTCGGGATTTTTTTCCTGCAATGCTTTTGCACAGTGCAAGCCGAATCCGCCGACACCGCAAAACAGATCCCAAAGTTTATTGACGGGTAAATCTTTCACCCATTGTTGCGCAGTGCCGTACAAGCCTTCCGCTACCTGCGGATTGGTTTGGAAAAAACCTTGCGGACGGATAAACAACGGAATCCGATTAAAGCGTTCTTCCAGCACCTGCCGTTCAGTAAAAAAGATTTCTTTTTCACCTTCTAAAATTGCTGCATGTCGCGGCTAGATATTGGCGCTAATTACTTTCAACTGCGGTAGTTTTTCCCGAAGTTTTGCCAGTTCCCGCCGAATTAACGGAATTTTATTCTCCGAACGCAACACGAAACGCAGCATAATATCTCCTTGATAACTGCTTTCCGTCAGCAGAATATATTTCAGTTCGCCTTTTTGTTTGGCAACATTATAAGGTACTAACCCCGCTCTCCCGATAAAATCTTTCAACACGGGGAAAATCGGTTTGAAACCGGCTGAATAGAGCAGACAATCCGTTAAATCCACCGCACTTTGCGGGGCATTTTGGTCTTTCAAAATACCTAAAACCGGGCGTTCCACCGCACCGCTTACCACCATTTTGGCTTTATTGCGAAAACCGCTTTGACGTGATTGAAAAGGCGCCGACCAACGGAGTTGCGATTGGTCTAAAGGAGCGATTTGTTGTTTTAAATGGATTTGTTTTTCATTTAATTGCTCGTCATAAGGGCGGTTAATCCATTGACAGGATTGGCATTGTTGGGTTTGGAAGTGGGGGCATTTTGTAGTCATAATTATGAAAGCTTATCCGGTCGCTTAATCGTTAAATTACAAAGGGCGTATGCGATACGCCCTACGGTATTTAGGATTGCTTATTTGCTGTCTAACCAAGATTGTTGAAGTGCGGTCAATTTTTTCGAATTTTCCAACCAGCGCCGGGTTTTTGTTAATTCGTTCCAGCTGAAGGCTTTTTTCTTAAATAATGACTGCAAACGACGTTGGCGGGCGACAAAGTGCGGCGGATTTTCTTCAAGTTTTAGATTATCCAGCACTTGAACCGTACCTTCCGGTTCGTTGCAAAGCAAAAGCAAATCACAACCTGCGGAAAGGGCTTTTTCGCTGCGGGCAACGAAATCCCCCATGAAACCGGCGCCTTTCATACCGAGATCATCGGAAAAAACCGCTCCGTCGAAGCTTAATTTTTGGCGCAAAATATTCTGCAACCAATATTTTGAGCCGCTGGCCGGCTGGCTGTCACAATGGCGATAAATTACATGTGCGGGCATGACCGCATCAAGCTTATTTTGTGCGATAAGTTGTTGGAAAGGTTGAATATCCCGCTCAAAAATTACGGCGCTCGGGCGTTCGTCATAAGGGGTTTCCAAATGACTGTCCGCCAGTACGTGACCATGCCCCGGGAAATGTTTGCCGGTGGTCGCCATACCCGCTTGATGCATGCCGTCAATAAATGCGGAAGCCAGACGGACGGCAGGTTCTACTTCTTCACAGAAACTGCGATCGCCGATGGCTTTACATTCGTGCCCTAAATCCAGTACCGGAGCAAAACTTAAATCAATGTCTAAAGCGGTCATTTCCGCCGCCATTAGCCAGCCGGCTTCTTTTGCCGTTGTCAGTTGAAGTGCCGGGTCGCTAATCATCGCGGCAAAAGATTGCATGGCGGGTAATTGGGTAAAACCTTCACGGAAACGCTGAACTCTGCCGCCTTCCTGATCCACGGTGATTAATAACGGTTTTTTCACTCGTTGGCGAATATCTTTAATTAACGCTTGAATTTGTGCTCTGTCGTAGAAGTTGCGGGTAAATAAAATAAGCCCGGCTACCAGAGGATGCGCGAGTAATTCCGCCTCTTCCGCTAAAAGTTCTTGACCTTTCAGGTCGATAAGTAAGGTTGACATATAAATAATTAGTTATTACCGGAAAAAAGATATAAACGGTAGTTTACACTTTCTGCGGTCGGCTTTGTCAGGTTAATTTCGGCTTTTTGCTGAGGCTGCAACAACAATGCGCCCTGATATTTTTCTTGTTGGGTTGAAAATAGTTGGGTTATGCCGTTTTCATCGTACCAATACAGGTTGTAGTTAAAGGCGATAGGTTGCTGGCTTTTATTTTTTACCCAGGCGGAATGTGCTCCCGCATTTGCTTCAATAGATTGTGCGAGATTTGCCGCGATATTAAGAATCGGCTTCTGCGTACTCACTAAGTTGGGCTTTTGTGCCGAACATGAGGCAAGCAAAAGTGCGGTTGCAAAAAGGAAAAATTTTTTCATTATCAAATAAGTGCTGTTAGGGGCGTATTTGCTACGCCCTTTGGAATTATTTTGCGTTTAACGGACCGAGTTTTTCGCCGCCGAGTAAGTGCATATGAATATGAAATACTTCTTGCCCGCCGTGTTTGTTACAATTGACAATTAAACGGTAGCCGTCTTCCGCAATACCTTCCAGTTTGGCAATTTTAGCGGCAGTAATAAATAAGCGTCCTAATACGGCTTCATCTTCTGCGGTTACGTCGTTTACTGTCGGAATCAATTTATTCGGAATAATTAAAATATGAGTTTTTGCCTGCGGCGCAATATCGCGAAATGCGGTGACAAGATCGTCTTGATATACAATGTCGGCGGGAATTTCTTTACGAATAATTTTACTGAAAATTGTTTCTTCTGCCATTTTGTGTTTCCTTATTTTTGGGAAAAATCTATCGCACTTTTTATCAGAAATCAGCTTAAATAGCAATTTATCTCGTAAACCAAAGGAATAAATCCACACCCTTTATAATGGTATTATTACTCTATTTGGGTAATTTTGATTTAGGTCAAAAAATCTGTAAAAGGTGATATGGATCACTCAAATTAGCTATTATCTAATTTATGAATCTTTTATAATCCCCCCGTTAAATAATATTCAACAATTTTGGATTTTTTAATCTATCATTTATGCTTTAAGGCAGTTCTACTCATTTCCGAGTAGTTTTATTACTAAGGAAAGCTCAATGAAATCGGAAGATTTTAAATTGGCTTGGATGGCTTCGCCAACCGAGATGGCTCAAACCGGGTTAGATGTCGGCGTTTATAAAGCTACGAAAAAACAAGCCTATTCATTTTTATCGGCGATCTCTGCCGGTATGTTTATTGCTCTTGCATTCGTTTTTTATACAACAACTCAAACAGCCTCTGCGGGAGCGCCTTGGGGATTAACTAAACTGGTCGGCGGTTTGGTGTTCTCTCTCGGGGTAATTATGGTGGTGGTTTGCGGCTGTGAACTATTTACTTCATCAACTTTATCGACTATTGCCCGCTTTGAGAGTAAAATTACAACAATTCAGATGTTACGTAACTGGATTGTGGTTTATTTCGGTAATTTTGTCGGCGGTTTATTTATTGTTGCATTAATTTGGTTTTCCGGTCAGATCATGGCGGCAAACGGTCAGTGGGGATTAACCATTTTAAATACGGCACAACATAAAATAGAACATACCTGGATTGAAGCCTTCTGTTTAGGTATTCTTTGCAACATTATGGTATGTATTGCCGTTTGGATGGCCTATGCCGGCAAAACTCTAACGGATAAAGCTTTTATTATGATCCTGCCGATCGGGTTGTTTGTCGCTTCAGGCTTTGAACACTGCGTAGCAAATATGTTTATGATCCCTATGGGCATGGTAATTGCAAATTTCGCATCGCCGGAATTCTGGCAGGCAACGGGTTTAAATGCCGAGCAGTTTGCAAATTTAGATATGTACCATTTAGTAATTAAAAATTTAATTCCTGTTACTTTAGGTAACATCGTCGGTGGTGGTGTTTGCATTGGTTTAATGCAATGGTTTACCAGTCGTCCACATTAGTTGGGTGAGAGTGACGGCAAATCCGCCGTCATCCTTGCAAGGTTTCAATCTTATCAATACTAGAAAAGAAGGAAGTATTAAAAATGGCTGAATTAACTGAAGCTCAAAAAAAAGCATGGGAAGGATTCGTTCCCGGTGAATGGCAAAACGGCGTAAATTTACGTGACTTTATCCAAAAAAACTATACTCCGTATGAAGGTGACGAATCATTCTTAGCTGATGCGACTCCTGCAACCAGCGAGTTGTGGAACAGCGTGATGGAAGGCATCAAAATTGAAAACAAAACTCACGCACCTTTAGATTTCGACGAACATACTCCGTCAACTATCACTTCTCACAAGCCTGGTTATATCAATAAAGATTTAGAAAAAATCGTTGGTCTTCAAACAGATGCTCCGTTAAAACGTGCAATTATGCCGTACGGCGGTATCAAAATGATCAAAGGTTCTTGCGAAGTTTACGGTCGTAAATTAGATCCGCAAGTAGAATTTATTTTCACCGAATACCGTAAAACCCATAACCAAGGCGTATTCGACGTTTATACGCCGGATATTTTACGTTGCCGTAAATCAGGCGTGTTAACCGGTTTACCGGATGCTTACGGTCGTGGTCGTATTATCGGTGACTACCGTCGTTTAGCGGTATACGGTATCGATTACCTGATGAAAGATAAAAAAGCCCAATTCGATTCATTACAACCGCGTTTGGAAGCGGGCGAAGACATTCAGGCAACTATCCAATTACGTGAAGAAATTGCCGAACAACACCGCGCTTTAGGCAAAATCAAAGAAATGGCGGCATCTTACGGTTACGATATTTCCGGCCCTGCGACAAACGCACAGGAAGCAATCCAATGGACATATTTTGCTTATCTGGCAGCGGTTAAATCACAAAACGGTGCGGCAATGTCATTCGGTCGTACGTCTACATTCTTAGATATCTATATCGAACGTGACTTAAAACGCGGTTTAATCACTGAACAACAGGCGCAGGAATTAATGGACCACTTAGTAATGAAATTACGTATGGTTCGTTTCTTACGTACGCCGGAATACGATCAATTATTCTCAGGCGACCCGATGTGGGCAACCGAAACTATCGCCGGTATGGGCTTAGACGGTCGTCCGTTGGTAACTAAA
This window harbors:
- the nagZ gene encoding beta-N-acetylhexosaminidase; the encoded protein is MSTLLIDLKGQELLAEEAELLAHPLVAGLILFTRNFYDRAQIQALIKDIRQRVKKPLLITVDQEGGRVQRFREGFTQLPAMQSFAAMISDPALQLTTAKEAGWLMAAEMTALDIDLSFAPVLDLGHECKAIGDRSFCEEVEPAVRLASAFIDGMHQAGMATTGKHFPGHGHVLADSHLETPYDERPSAVIFERDIQPFQQLIAQNKLDAVMPAHVIYRHCDSQPASGSKYWLQNILRQKLSFDGAVFSDDLGMKGAGFMGDFVARSEKALSAGCDLLLLCNEPEGTVQVLDNLKLEENPPHFVARQRRLQSLFKKKAFSWNELTKTRRWLENSKKLTALQQSWLDSK
- the hinT gene encoding purine nucleoside phosphoramidase, with the protein product MAEETIFSKIIRKEIPADIVYQDDLVTAFRDIAPQAKTHILIIPNKLIPTVNDVTAEDEAVLGRLFITAAKIAKLEGIAEDGYRLIVNCNKHGGQEVFHIHMHLLGGEKLGPLNAK
- a CDS encoding YcfL family protein → MKKFFLFATALLLASCSAQKPNLVSTQKPILNIAANLAQSIEANAGAHSAWVKNKSQQPIAFNYNLYWYDENGITQLFSTQQEKYQGALLLQPQQKAEINLTKPTAESVNYRLYLFSGNN
- the focA gene encoding formate transporter FocA, which codes for MKSEDFKLAWMASPTEMAQTGLDVGVYKATKKQAYSFLSAISAGMFIALAFVFYTTTQTASAGAPWGLTKLVGGLVFSLGVIMVVVCGCELFTSSTLSTIARFESKITTIQMLRNWIVVYFGNFVGGLFIVALIWFSGQIMAANGQWGLTILNTAQHKIEHTWIEAFCLGILCNIMVCIAVWMAYAGKTLTDKAFIMILPIGLFVASGFEHCVANMFMIPMGMVIANFASPEFWQATGLNAEQFANLDMYHLVIKNLIPVTLGNIVGGGVCIGLMQWFTSRPH